A window of the Haloquadratum walsbyi C23 genome harbors these coding sequences:
- a CDS encoding carotenoid oxygenase family protein: MENTWQKGIQTQREECRDVDLNVQGEFPTWLDGTFIGNGPGQFEVGETALEHWFDALAMLRQIKITDGTARYSNRFVRSEDFKAAREDDRVRRSLPGTPASGSALRRLYQALAGGLQDNPSIGVTRMNKKLYAVTESPVGLEIDPKTLETTDRRDLTTGLESDITLGHTHFEGNTQWGMGATFGSECAYTLFRRSEGNSPKPISRLQFDEHPPYIHAFALTEQYAVIPESSFGVNFRKLLFDTARGGTFLDAFASRDCQSQFHIIDRTTGERTAAVSADPFLIYHFANAYEESKSEAESESESESESIVVDCVRFDDITAITDLTVENLRSEDPDLPEGDFVRYRLPLEGGTAERERLFRGPVEFPTINYDAYNARSYQYAYLAATDAGGLPTAIAKVDVEQTTAQRWSEDGLHPGEALFVPAPEPTAEDDGVLLSLATDGYDERSVLLCLDAETMTEQARAVLPHRVPYGFHGQFYETSNPTRSMA, translated from the coding sequence ATGGAAAATACCTGGCAGAAGGGAATACAGACACAACGCGAAGAGTGTCGTGACGTTGATCTGAACGTTCAAGGTGAATTCCCGACATGGCTTGATGGAACATTCATCGGAAATGGTCCGGGACAGTTTGAAGTTGGTGAGACAGCGCTTGAACACTGGTTTGACGCACTCGCCATGTTACGTCAGATAAAGATCACCGACGGAACAGCACGATACAGTAATCGATTTGTTCGAAGTGAGGACTTCAAAGCCGCCCGTGAGGATGACCGAGTCCGGCGGTCACTTCCAGGAACACCTGCAAGTGGTTCAGCATTGCGACGACTGTATCAGGCTCTTGCCGGCGGACTCCAAGATAATCCCTCAATTGGAGTCACACGCATGAATAAAAAATTATATGCTGTCACAGAAAGCCCAGTTGGGCTTGAAATCGACCCGAAAACACTCGAAACAACTGACCGACGTGATCTCACCACTGGATTAGAGAGTGATATTACACTTGGACACACACACTTTGAGGGCAATACACAGTGGGGAATGGGTGCGACATTCGGGTCAGAATGTGCATATACCTTATTTCGGCGATCAGAAGGGAATTCACCGAAGCCAATTAGTCGATTACAGTTTGATGAACATCCACCATACATTCATGCGTTTGCACTCACCGAGCAGTATGCAGTCATTCCCGAGTCAAGCTTTGGAGTGAATTTCCGTAAGCTCCTGTTTGATACTGCTCGAGGGGGGACATTCCTTGATGCGTTCGCCTCACGAGATTGTCAATCACAGTTTCATATTATTGATCGAACGACTGGTGAGCGAACGGCCGCCGTATCCGCGGATCCATTCCTGATCTATCACTTTGCAAATGCATACGAGGAAAGCAAAAGTGAAGCGGAATCCGAATCCGAATCCGAATCTGAATCGATTGTTGTTGATTGTGTGCGGTTCGATGATATTACTGCAATCACCGATTTAACAGTCGAAAATCTTCGTAGTGAGGATCCGGACCTTCCGGAAGGTGACTTTGTGCGGTATCGATTACCGCTTGAGGGTGGAACTGCAGAGCGAGAGCGGTTATTCCGCGGACCGGTCGAGTTTCCAACAATCAATTATGATGCGTATAATGCACGTTCATATCAGTATGCATATCTCGCGGCTACTGATGCCGGTGGACTTCCAACAGCTATTGCGAAGGTTGATGTCGAGCAGACAACTGCCCAGCGGTGGTCTGAGGATGGGTTACACCCAGGTGAAGCATTATTTGTCCCAGCACCAGAACCGACAGCAGAAGACGACGGAGTGTTATTATCACTCGCGACTGATGGGTATGATGAGCGGTCAGTGCTGCTTTGTCTTGATGCAGAAACAATGACTGAACAAGCACGGGCAGTACTTCCACATCGTGTCCCATATGGATTCCATGGGCAATTCTATGAGACATCGAATCCAACGCGCTCAATGGCGTGA
- a CDS encoding PrkA family serine protein kinase, producing the protein MNGNRATLETLSSQYKDSVPSDLRDAKRFDWYLDELYNDPRIARNAHQRVADMFDHYGTEYDEDAGVVEYCMASEDPLHDGENTFYGREVHESIHEFVNKVKSGARRLGPEKRIKLLLGPVGSGKSHFDWMVRRYFEAYTASDAGRMYTFRWKNLMDVIPDQDPADDTVQSPMNQDPLVLLPQEQRDIVLDRLNDELDAPYTIQNGQSLDPASEFYMDKLLAHYNDDLEAVLQNHVEIIRLVASENKRQCVETFEPKDKKNQDETELTGDVNYSKLAVYGESDPRAFDYSGAFCNANRGLFSGEELLKLQREFLYDFLHASQEQTIKPKNNPRIDIDEVIVGRTNMPEYREKKGDEKMEAFNDRTKRVDFPYVLEYDEESEIYRKMLRNADVPDMHIEPHALEMAGLFGVLTRLAEPDTNASLVQKAKAYNGELDDGDDVDVRKLRENAEESTDIGEGMDGVSARFIGDEIAEAIMDATHRDRTYLSPLSVFSHFETNLENHGSIPEENLDQYHRYLEMVREEYRERAIEDVRHALAYDLDEIQRQGEKYMDHVMAYIDDATVEDALTGREQDPDETFLRSVEEKLDIPEDRKDDFRQEVSNWVSRRAREGTSFDPHDNDRLRRALERKLWEDKKHNINFSALVSANELDDDERNAWIEALVDRGYSQAGAQEVLEFAGAEVAKSELEA; encoded by the coding sequence ATGAACGGTAACAGAGCAACCCTTGAAACACTGAGTAGCCAGTATAAAGACTCGGTGCCATCAGACCTTCGTGACGCGAAGCGTTTCGATTGGTACCTTGATGAACTATACAATGACCCACGAATCGCTCGGAATGCCCACCAACGGGTCGCAGACATGTTTGATCATTACGGCACCGAATATGACGAAGACGCCGGTGTCGTTGAGTATTGCATGGCATCTGAGGACCCACTTCATGACGGCGAGAACACATTCTATGGACGAGAGGTTCATGAGTCGATTCATGAATTTGTCAATAAGGTAAAATCGGGCGCTCGACGACTTGGTCCTGAAAAGCGTATTAAGCTTCTGCTCGGTCCTGTTGGCTCTGGGAAGTCTCATTTCGACTGGATGGTTCGACGATATTTTGAAGCGTACACTGCCAGTGATGCTGGTCGGATGTACACATTCCGCTGGAAAAATCTCATGGATGTCATCCCAGATCAGGATCCTGCTGATGACACCGTTCAGTCACCGATGAACCAGGACCCACTCGTCTTACTTCCACAGGAGCAACGCGATATTGTCCTTGATCGTCTCAACGATGAGCTTGATGCGCCATATACGATTCAAAATGGACAATCACTCGATCCGGCTTCTGAATTCTATATGGATAAGCTCCTTGCGCACTATAACGATGATCTTGAAGCAGTCCTGCAGAATCATGTTGAGATTATACGCCTTGTTGCATCTGAGAACAAGCGTCAGTGTGTCGAGACATTCGAGCCAAAGGACAAGAAGAATCAAGATGAGACAGAACTCACTGGAGATGTTAATTACTCAAAACTTGCTGTCTACGGTGAGTCTGATCCTCGTGCATTCGATTATTCGGGAGCATTCTGTAACGCTAACCGTGGACTCTTCTCCGGAGAGGAACTTCTGAAGCTTCAGCGAGAATTCCTCTATGACTTCTTACATGCATCACAAGAGCAGACAATCAAGCCAAAGAACAACCCCCGAATCGATATTGATGAGGTGATTGTTGGGCGGACAAATATGCCGGAGTACCGCGAGAAGAAAGGCGATGAAAAAATGGAAGCGTTCAATGACCGAACAAAGCGCGTTGATTTCCCATACGTCTTAGAGTATGACGAGGAATCAGAAATCTATCGGAAGATGCTCCGGAATGCGGACGTTCCGGATATGCATATTGAGCCGCATGCACTCGAGATGGCAGGGCTCTTTGGTGTGTTGACCCGATTAGCCGAACCTGACACGAATGCGTCGCTTGTACAAAAGGCAAAAGCGTACAACGGAGAGCTTGATGATGGCGACGATGTTGACGTCCGGAAACTACGGGAAAATGCAGAGGAATCCACCGACATTGGTGAAGGAATGGATGGTGTCTCTGCACGGTTCATCGGTGATGAGATTGCAGAGGCAATCATGGATGCAACACACCGTGATCGAACGTATCTATCGCCTCTTTCGGTCTTTTCACACTTTGAGACCAATCTTGAGAATCATGGGTCAATTCCAGAGGAGAATCTTGATCAGTATCACCGCTATCTTGAGATGGTGCGTGAGGAATACCGCGAGCGCGCTATCGAAGATGTCCGTCATGCACTTGCATACGATCTTGATGAGATTCAGCGTCAAGGCGAGAAATACATGGACCATGTGATGGCTTATATCGATGATGCAACTGTTGAAGATGCTCTCACAGGTCGCGAACAGGACCCAGATGAGACGTTCCTCCGCTCAGTTGAAGAAAAACTTGACATTCCTGAGGATCGAAAAGATGATTTCCGACAGGAGGTCTCAAACTGGGTTTCACGTCGTGCTCGTGAAGGGACATCGTTTGACCCGCATGATAATGACCGCCTTCGTCGTGCACTTGAGCGAAAACTCTGGGAGGATAAAAAGCACAATATCAATTTCTCAGCACTCGTTAGTGCAAACGAACTTGATGATGATGAGCGAAATGCATGGATTGAGGCACTCGTTGATCGCGGATATTCACAAGCAGGCGCACAGGAAGTCTTAGAATTCGCCGGCGCTGAGGTCGCAAAGAGCGAGCTTGAGGCTTAA
- a CDS encoding SpoVR family protein, with translation MSSRPIRFRRRAQAEADQLEEPATEAAALAKKLGLDPYPVNYWIVGHDEMNQLIAYGGFQRRYPHWRWGMTYDRQQKQDQFGMGKAFEIVNNDDPSHAFLQESNSLADQKAVITHVEGHADFFKNNNWFSRFSGDQELDAAAMLERHGETIQGYVDDPDIDRDDVERFIDAVLCLEDTIDQHRPVDVDPDTERTQPTDLRDQLDQLDLSDDVQQQVFDQEWLDELAESEAASASIDHPRTDVLGFLRDHATTYDHEEDEAVSMESWQLDILDTLRREAYYFAPQKMTKVMNEGWASIVESLMMSDEGFADADEFITYADHQSRVLGSPGLNPYKLGKELWEYVENSANRREVADKLLRVEGITWQNFHAEIDFEHVRALLEPDPRIDAISSDTVEQLTSLPGDDPRIDWEMLDRALSNPETINIDRYPWKVLTYEGLAERHFSLVQPQHRGFLEQIRRSELQEHARYLFDDTRYDTVEDAIDDVDKTAGWDRMREVRESHNDVTFIDEFLTQEFVSENNYFTYEYTQTTEDYRVASTDYQDVKQKLLLQFTNFGKPTIAVFDDNFKNRGELLLGHRYNGIALDIQQATAVLERMHDLWGRPVNLMTITKTYEEHEVEVARRRNREPEPTETGVRLRYDGHEVTRSELDKDLTDRIRAADIDYDTKPDEWLA, from the coding sequence ATGAGTAGTCGACCAATCCGTTTCCGTCGTCGCGCACAGGCTGAGGCTGACCAGCTTGAGGAGCCAGCAACTGAAGCTGCTGCCCTCGCAAAGAAACTTGGACTTGATCCATATCCAGTAAACTACTGGATTGTTGGTCATGACGAAATGAACCAACTCATCGCGTATGGTGGGTTCCAGCGTCGATATCCACACTGGCGATGGGGCATGACGTATGACCGTCAACAGAAACAAGATCAATTTGGAATGGGTAAGGCATTTGAAATTGTCAATAATGATGACCCAAGTCATGCCTTTCTTCAGGAGTCAAACTCTCTTGCCGACCAGAAAGCGGTCATTACCCATGTTGAGGGGCATGCAGATTTCTTCAAGAATAATAACTGGTTCAGCCGGTTTTCTGGTGATCAGGAACTCGATGCCGCTGCAATGCTTGAACGTCATGGTGAAACAATCCAGGGCTACGTTGATGACCCCGATATCGACCGTGATGATGTTGAGCGATTTATCGATGCTGTCCTGTGTCTTGAGGATACCATAGACCAACACCGCCCTGTTGATGTCGACCCCGACACTGAGCGGACACAACCGACAGATCTCCGTGACCAACTTGATCAGCTCGATCTCTCTGATGACGTCCAACAGCAGGTATTCGATCAGGAGTGGCTTGATGAACTTGCTGAATCAGAGGCTGCCTCTGCATCGATTGATCATCCACGGACCGATGTGCTTGGATTCCTCCGCGATCATGCAACGACATATGATCATGAAGAGGATGAAGCCGTCTCAATGGAATCGTGGCAACTCGATATTCTTGACACACTTCGTCGGGAGGCGTATTATTTCGCACCACAGAAGATGACGAAGGTCATGAATGAGGGGTGGGCAAGTATTGTTGAGTCATTGATGATGAGCGATGAGGGCTTTGCGGATGCTGATGAGTTCATTACATACGCAGATCATCAATCACGTGTTCTTGGCTCACCTGGATTGAATCCATATAAACTCGGTAAGGAGCTCTGGGAATACGTCGAAAACTCCGCAAATCGTCGCGAAGTCGCTGATAAGTTACTTCGTGTCGAGGGGATTACCTGGCAGAACTTCCATGCAGAAATTGACTTTGAGCACGTTCGTGCATTATTAGAGCCCGATCCACGGATCGACGCAATCAGCAGTGATACAGTCGAACAGCTGACATCACTCCCGGGTGATGACCCACGGATTGACTGGGAAATGCTTGATCGAGCGCTATCAAATCCAGAAACAATCAATATCGATCGATATCCATGGAAGGTGCTGACCTATGAGGGACTTGCAGAGCGACACTTCTCGCTTGTCCAGCCACAACATCGCGGCTTCCTTGAGCAAATTCGGCGATCAGAACTACAGGAGCATGCGCGATATCTCTTTGATGATACCCGATATGACACTGTTGAAGATGCAATCGATGATGTTGATAAGACTGCTGGATGGGACCGCATGCGTGAGGTTCGTGAGAGTCATAATGATGTGACGTTCATTGATGAATTCCTCACACAGGAGTTTGTCAGTGAGAATAACTACTTCACGTATGAGTATACACAGACAACCGAGGACTACCGTGTTGCCTCAACAGATTATCAAGATGTCAAACAGAAGTTGCTCCTGCAATTCACGAACTTCGGCAAACCGACGATTGCCGTCTTTGATGACAACTTCAAAAATCGCGGTGAGTTATTATTAGGACATCGGTACAACGGAATTGCATTGGATATCCAACAGGCGACTGCAGTTCTTGAGCGTATGCATGACCTATGGGGTCGTCCGGTTAATCTCATGACGATTACCAAGACCTATGAAGAGCATGAGGTTGAGGTGGCACGTCGACGGAATCGCGAACCGGAGCCAACGGAGACAGGCGTCCGACTGCGATATGATGGGCATGAAGTAACTCGCAGTGAACTTGATAAAGACCTCACAGACCGTATCCGTGCGGCTGATATCGATTATGATACTAAACCTGACGAGTGGCTTGCGTGA
- a CDS encoding UPF0179 family protein codes for MSHVTLIGDRLASTGTEFVYEGESVACEGCPYRKQCLNLTEGVRYEITDVRDDGQLLDCAVHDTGVRAVEVEPTSVVANVATREAYAGGKAELPGSCPHTECPSHEYCVPDGTEFDTEYQIETVHGDPPHEHCQLDRELTLVEFKPPDTTSN; via the coding sequence ATGTCTCATGTTACACTTATTGGCGATCGTCTGGCAAGCACGGGAACAGAGTTTGTGTATGAGGGTGAATCAGTTGCCTGTGAGGGGTGCCCATATCGAAAACAATGTCTCAATCTCACTGAGGGCGTGAGATATGAGATCACGGATGTCCGCGATGACGGACAGTTGCTCGATTGCGCTGTCCATGATACCGGTGTTCGGGCTGTCGAGGTTGAACCAACGTCAGTCGTTGCAAATGTTGCGACAAGAGAGGCATACGCAGGAGGAAAGGCAGAACTTCCTGGTTCATGTCCGCATACAGAATGTCCAAGTCATGAGTACTGCGTTCCTGATGGGACAGAGTTCGACACTGAATATCAAATTGAGACTGTCCATGGTGACCCTCCACACGAACACTGTCAACTTGATCGAGAATTGACGCTCGTTGAGTTCAAACCGCCAGATACAACATCAAATTGA
- a CDS encoding M14 family metallopeptidase, with protein MRIYELGDGVPETAVVGSVHGDEPCGERAIERLVSSDPTVKRPIKLIVANEKALESGVRYLDEDLNRAFPGDPDADTHERQLAHNLVRELRGTTVLSLHSTQSYAEPFALVDEIDAVSRAICPYLPMEHLVETGPFSDGRLIEHAHTIEVECGLQGSERAITNAYWITRAFLSATGALPAPIEGDVEPPLSLHRRDDDDVTVFHMLDQIPKQPAETYEVFVDNFERVAPGDQFAAADGERYNADTEFYPVLLSAYGYEDVFGYAADCLGTLA; from the coding sequence ATGCGTATATACGAGCTTGGGGATGGGGTACCAGAAACTGCGGTTGTCGGATCCGTCCACGGTGATGAGCCGTGCGGGGAGCGTGCTATTGAACGGCTTGTTTCGAGTGATCCGACAGTAAAACGACCAATTAAGCTTATTGTGGCGAATGAAAAGGCGCTCGAATCAGGTGTTCGCTATCTTGATGAGGATCTTAATCGTGCATTCCCAGGTGATCCCGATGCTGACACGCATGAGAGGCAACTTGCTCATAATCTTGTTCGTGAACTGCGAGGAACGACTGTGCTCTCATTACATTCGACGCAATCATACGCTGAGCCGTTTGCGCTTGTTGATGAAATTGATGCTGTTTCGCGGGCAATTTGTCCATATCTCCCGATGGAGCATCTTGTCGAGACCGGTCCGTTTTCTGATGGACGTCTTATTGAGCACGCACACACGATCGAGGTTGAATGCGGGCTTCAAGGCTCCGAGCGAGCAATCACAAACGCATACTGGATAACGCGAGCGTTTCTCTCAGCGACTGGTGCACTACCAGCGCCAATTGAAGGTGATGTTGAGCCACCGTTGTCACTTCATCGGCGTGATGATGATGATGTGACCGTGTTTCATATGCTTGATCAAATCCCAAAGCAACCTGCTGAGACATATGAGGTTTTTGTCGATAATTTCGAGCGCGTTGCGCCTGGCGACCAATTCGCAGCGGCTGATGGCGAACGATACAATGCTGATACTGAGTTCTACCCGGTTTTACTCTCCGCGTATGGATATGAAGATGTGTTTGGATATGCTGCTGATTGTCTTGGAACACTTGCTTAA
- a CDS encoding YeaH/YhbH family protein, which yields MGLREDLERFREVGEDRRQDLESFIRYGDLSNSDADNIEIPIKVVDLPEFEYDQLDRGGVGQGQGDTPDVGQPVGQPEPGEADGDGDEDGDEEGEPGDGSDDHGYYEMDPEEFATELDEALGLDLEPKGKEVVEEIEGDFTDVTRTGPNSTLDFERLFKQGLKRKLAMDFDESFVREAMRVADQTPESVYRWCREQNVLVSFSWIEAEWEDIPDDERGRWADFEELEANVEHTPVGQRIRRNGLKEIPLRKDDERYRQPEIEETRQKNVVVVNIRDVSGSMRETKRELVERTFTPLDWYLTGTYDNAEFVYIAHDAEAWEVEREDFFGIRSGGGTRISSAYELAKEILEDEYPWSEWNRYVFAAGDSENAANDTTQNVVPLMESIPANQHAYVETQPGGTAINATHAEEVDRALGDDGNVVVVSVTGPEDVTGAIESILSTDSETN from the coding sequence ATGGGACTAAGAGAAGATCTTGAACGATTCCGAGAAGTTGGTGAGGACCGTCGACAGGACCTTGAGTCATTCATTCGATATGGTGATTTAAGCAACTCTGATGCGGATAATATCGAAATTCCGATCAAAGTTGTTGATCTTCCAGAATTCGAATATGATCAACTTGACCGTGGCGGTGTTGGGCAAGGACAGGGTGACACACCTGATGTTGGTCAACCAGTCGGTCAACCAGAGCCTGGTGAGGCAGACGGCGATGGTGATGAAGACGGAGATGAAGAGGGTGAGCCTGGTGATGGCAGTGATGACCACGGCTACTATGAAATGGATCCCGAAGAGTTCGCGACTGAACTTGATGAAGCACTTGGACTTGATCTTGAGCCGAAAGGCAAGGAAGTTGTCGAGGAGATTGAGGGTGATTTCACCGATGTCACTCGGACGGGACCAAACAGCACACTTGATTTTGAGCGACTGTTCAAACAGGGGCTCAAGCGCAAGTTGGCAATGGATTTCGATGAGTCATTTGTCCGTGAAGCAATGCGTGTCGCGGATCAGACGCCTGAATCGGTATATCGATGGTGCCGTGAGCAGAATGTCCTTGTTTCATTTTCATGGATTGAAGCTGAATGGGAAGATATCCCCGATGACGAGCGTGGACGATGGGCAGACTTTGAAGAACTCGAAGCAAATGTTGAGCATACTCCAGTCGGGCAGCGCATTCGCCGGAATGGACTCAAAGAGATCCCACTTCGCAAGGATGATGAGCGATACAGACAGCCCGAGATTGAAGAAACCCGACAAAAGAACGTTGTCGTGGTTAATATCCGAGATGTTTCTGGGTCAATGCGAGAAACGAAACGTGAGCTAGTTGAACGGACATTCACCCCGCTCGATTGGTATCTCACAGGGACGTACGATAACGCCGAATTCGTTTATATCGCTCATGACGCTGAGGCATGGGAAGTCGAACGCGAGGACTTCTTTGGAATCCGCTCCGGTGGGGGAACACGAATCTCAAGTGCATATGAACTTGCAAAGGAGATTCTCGAAGATGAGTATCCATGGTCGGAGTGGAATCGATATGTCTTCGCTGCGGGTGACTCCGAGAATGCAGCTAACGACACAACACAGAATGTCGTTCCGCTCATGGAGTCAATCCCAGCAAATCAACATGCATACGTTGAGACACAACCAGGTGGCACAGCAATCAATGCAACACATGCCGAAGAAGTCGACCGCGCCCTTGGTGATGACGGCAATGTCGTTGTTGTCTCGGTAACCGGTCCTGAGGATGTTACCGGTGCAATTGAATCGATCCTGAGCACTGACTCAGAGACAAATTAG
- a CDS encoding PrkA family serine protein kinase, protein MRMNNYITDADDRLQGTYEKPMTLGEYVDAAFERPSIASHASKYLVEAIESMGTRTVFEEGETRNRYRFFDDPANDGEHAVLGNTKVLNRFVDDLRTIAAERGKSEKILWFDGPTATGKSELKRCLIDGLRAYSKTDEGRRYTVEWNVAAATDTRGLSYGDETTTAERDDDWYESPVQAHPLSTFPRSVRRELLMELNDRAEDHIPIAVDEELDPFSREAYEYLEETYRRDGIEELFSAIIDPDHLRIKNYVVDVGQGVGVLHSEDDGSPKERLVGSWMPSMLQELDSRGRKNPQAFSYDGVLSQGNGLLTIVEDAAQHADLLQKLLNVPDEGHVKLDKGIGMDIDTQLLIISNPDLDAELDKYADRNGQDPLKALKRRLDRHEFRYLTNVALEAELIRRELTDETAVWNASDESDLRERIRAPLTLEVRRGPGEITDRELAPHTVEAAATYSVVTRLEPDDLPRGYDLVDKALLYEFGHLQEGDTRTKIDEFDFTADDEGSHGIPVTYTRDIIADLLHETTDRHHPELDVGDVVMPTDVLDSMVEGLREAPVFSRSERTEYEERISTVRDHVRSEQETDVLEAVLSEHSVERETVESYVEHVYAWNDDGRVETDRGPVDPDPLLMKLFETEQLGRFDESDYTGTTPTNVVESFRREKIITALNRYAWENRDAGFQIGNVDLSEIPVIRAVLDRYDWDDVKRLYEDFNPAQWEDPPANTETARVKDRTIDVLCQRGYTPASAELTSRAVMREVRQRWD, encoded by the coding sequence ATGAGAATGAATAATTACATTACTGACGCCGACGACCGACTTCAGGGCACGTACGAGAAGCCAATGACGCTTGGCGAGTACGTCGATGCCGCCTTTGAGCGCCCGTCAATTGCTTCGCATGCATCGAAATACCTTGTCGAGGCAATTGAGTCGATGGGTACTCGAACGGTCTTTGAAGAGGGAGAGACCCGCAACCGGTACCGATTCTTTGATGACCCAGCGAATGACGGTGAACACGCCGTCTTAGGCAATACGAAGGTCTTGAATCGGTTTGTCGATGACCTTCGAACAATTGCTGCTGAGCGTGGAAAATCAGAGAAGATACTCTGGTTTGATGGTCCAACAGCAACTGGAAAGTCTGAATTGAAACGCTGCTTGATTGATGGGCTTCGTGCGTATTCAAAAACTGATGAAGGGCGACGCTATACTGTTGAATGGAACGTTGCTGCAGCAACCGATACTCGTGGGCTTTCCTACGGTGATGAGACAACAACCGCAGAGCGCGATGATGATTGGTATGAAAGCCCTGTGCAGGCGCATCCACTCTCAACATTCCCTCGATCAGTTCGTCGGGAATTACTTATGGAACTCAATGACCGTGCTGAGGACCATATCCCGATTGCTGTCGATGAAGAGCTTGACCCATTCTCAAGAGAGGCATATGAGTATCTTGAGGAGACCTACCGCCGTGATGGTATTGAGGAGTTATTCAGTGCAATCATTGATCCCGATCATCTTCGGATAAAGAACTACGTCGTTGATGTTGGACAAGGTGTGGGTGTACTTCATTCTGAGGATGATGGGTCACCGAAGGAACGACTCGTTGGCTCGTGGATGCCAAGCATGCTTCAGGAACTCGACTCTCGTGGTCGAAAGAATCCACAGGCGTTCAGCTATGATGGTGTGCTTTCACAGGGTAACGGTCTACTCACAATCGTTGAGGACGCTGCCCAGCATGCAGACCTATTACAGAAACTGTTGAATGTCCCAGATGAAGGGCATGTAAAACTCGATAAGGGAATTGGGATGGATATCGATACACAACTGCTCATTATCTCAAATCCTGATCTCGATGCTGAATTAGATAAATATGCAGACCGAAATGGTCAGGATCCGCTCAAAGCACTCAAACGCCGACTTGATCGGCATGAATTCCGTTATCTGACGAATGTTGCACTTGAGGCTGAATTGATCCGACGCGAACTCACCGATGAAACGGCTGTCTGGAATGCAAGTGATGAGAGTGATCTTCGTGAGCGGATTCGTGCCCCACTCACACTTGAGGTACGCCGTGGACCCGGCGAAATCACTGATCGTGAACTTGCACCACACACAGTTGAAGCAGCAGCAACGTATAGCGTTGTCACGCGACTTGAACCCGATGACCTCCCACGAGGGTATGATCTTGTTGATAAGGCACTGTTGTACGAGTTTGGTCATTTACAGGAGGGTGACACCCGGACGAAGATTGATGAGTTTGATTTCACCGCTGATGATGAGGGCTCACACGGTATTCCTGTCACCTACACTCGTGATATTATTGCCGACCTGCTTCATGAGACAACCGACCGTCACCATCCTGAACTCGATGTTGGTGACGTAGTCATGCCTACAGACGTACTTGATTCGATGGTTGAAGGACTTCGTGAGGCACCAGTATTCTCACGCAGTGAGCGGACGGAATATGAAGAGCGCATTTCGACCGTCCGCGATCACGTTCGCTCAGAACAAGAAACTGATGTGCTTGAGGCAGTACTGTCAGAACACTCTGTTGAGCGTGAGACTGTTGAATCATACGTCGAACATGTCTATGCATGGAATGACGACGGTCGTGTTGAGACTGATCGCGGTCCAGTCGACCCTGACCCACTCCTTATGAAACTCTTTGAGACTGAGCAACTCGGTCGATTTGATGAATCCGATTATACTGGTACCACCCCGACGAATGTAGTCGAATCATTCCGTCGTGAAAAGATAATCACAGCATTAAATCGATATGCATGGGAGAATCGTGATGCAGGATTCCAGATTGGGAATGTTGACCTCTCTGAGATTCCTGTGATTCGGGCAGTACTCGATCGATATGACTGGGATGATGTCAAGCGACTGTATGAGGACTTTAATCCTGCACAGTGGGAGGACCCGCCAGCAAACACTGAGACTGCTCGGGTCAAAGACCGAACAATCGACGTGCTCTGTCAACGCGGATACACACCTGCCTCCGCAGAGCTTACGAGTCGTGCGGTAATGCGGGAGGTGCGTCAACGATGGGACTAA
- a CDS encoding DUF309 domain-containing protein, translated as MTEHTRDDSISPPIGTNPTGWTDSGLTSNGWEHGTLRRAVIHGVRLYNSGEFHESHDCFEAEWYNYGRGTVESAFLHGMVQVAAGAYKHFDFTNDDGMRSLFHTALQYLKGVPTDFYGVDLDDVRQTLEDAIDDPTTLHGWRIKLDDAHPEASTRDMEYAEQLE; from the coding sequence ATGACAGAACACACCCGTGATGACAGCATTAGCCCACCAATCGGAACGAATCCGACCGGGTGGACTGACAGTGGACTGACATCGAATGGATGGGAACATGGAACGCTTCGGCGCGCAGTAATTCATGGCGTTCGGTTGTATAATTCTGGTGAGTTTCATGAGTCACATGATTGTTTTGAAGCAGAGTGGTACAATTACGGTCGGGGGACAGTCGAAAGCGCATTTCTTCATGGCATGGTTCAAGTCGCTGCTGGAGCGTACAAGCATTTTGATTTTACCAATGACGACGGGATGCGGTCATTATTTCATACCGCGCTTCAGTATCTCAAGGGAGTGCCAACAGATTTCTATGGTGTTGATCTCGATGATGTTCGACAAACACTCGAAGATGCAATTGATGACCCGACGACACTCCATGGGTGGCGGATTAAACTTGATGACGCACATCCAGAAGCATCAACGCGAGATATGGAATATGCTGAACAACTTGAGTGA